Below is a genomic region from Deinococcus sp. Leaf326.
CGCGCCGAAGGGCACACCGTCCTCGAAGCGCAGACCGGTCCGGAAGCCTGGGCGCTCCTGCCCCGCGCAGACCTTGCGGTGCTCGACTGGATGCTGCCCGGCATGACAGGCGTTCAACTTGCCCGCGGTGCCCGCGCCGCCGGGATGAGCCTGCCCCTCCTGATGCTCACAGGACGAGGCGAAGAGGACGATAAACTGCTGGGCTTGGACGGCGGTGTAGACGATTACGTGGTCAAGCCGTTCAGTCCTCGTGAAGTCACCGCCCGCATCCGCGCCCTGTTGCGCCGCGTCGGCGTGCATCACACCGTTACACAAGGCGATCTTTCCATTGATGTCCGTGCTCGGGAGGTTCACCTGGCCGGTGTGCGGATCGAGCTCTCCAAACTGGAGTTCGACCTTCTCAGCACCATGGCGCAGCATCCTGGCATGGCCTGGTCCCGTGAACGGCTCCTCGAACGTGTTTGGGGCCCTGATTTCCCGGGTACAGAGCGCGTGGTGGACGTGCACATGACCGCGCTACGACGCAAGCTCAGTGACCCTCCGGAAGCCCCACGTTTTCTGGAGACCGTGCGGGGCGTTGGATACCGCTTCCGGGATGAGGACGCCGCCCGTACCGCATCAGGAGGATAGCTTGGACACAACGGTCGCCCTATCCAGGGTCTCTTTCTTTACTGCCAGGTCTCGCCACCGTTCGATGAGCGGTACACCGTGCCACTGAAACCTACCGCGACCAACCGACCGCCGTCCTGAGGATGTACCGCGATCAGGTAGGACCCTTCTGGTAGTGACAGGGGCGTCCACGTCACCCCCTGATCCGCAGAACGGAACGCGCCGTTGGGACCGGCCAGGAACAGCACTCCAGTGTCCGGTTGTACATCCAGATTCAGCCCACGTGGCGCGCCTAGGCGCCGAGTCCAGGTTCCGCCGTCTGGCGACACCAGTAGGCCCTGAGCGTCCAGCGCGTACAACATGCCTTGCGGGCCTGCCGCGAGGACCGACGCGCCCGCCGTGGCGTCCGATAGCCGCGTCCACTGTTGCCCGTCCGCTGTGCGGAACAGGCCCTGACCCATGACATTCGCGTACCACACCTGGGGCTGGCCAGGATCCACCGCGAAGCCGTGCAGATCCCGGCCCGGGAGGTTCCCGAACCCCTGGTCCGCCCAGGTCCGGCCCTCATCCCGGCTGACTTTCAACACCTCGTGCCCCGCCAGCACGGTCACTTCCCGGCCCTGCCCGAGAGCCATGGCGTCACCCACGCCGTCCGGCGTGTCCCACGTCCGGCCGCCATCCACGCTCCGGCGCACGCCCGCGTGCTCCCCGTACAGGACCGTACCGCTGTCCAGTACGCGCAGCGCGTGGAAGTCCCCACTCAGGGTCTGTGCCTGCGGCGCCTGCCCACACCCGACCAGCACCAGAGCCGCCCCCAACATCCAACCTGCCGTCCGTCTCATTCCCGCCACCGTACGGGGCAGACATTACGCTTCTGTAAAGGCGCCTGGCAGGCTTTCGCCCCCAGCCGGCAGGCGCACCTGAAACACGCTTCCCACGCCAGGGGTGGAGGTCACGGTCAATTCGCCCCCCATGGCCCGAGCGAGGCCGCGCGCGACCGTGAGGCCCACCCCACTCCCCTCCCCACGTGTGCGGGCCGTATCCGCCCGGAAGAATCGCTCGAACACCCGGTGCAGGTGTTCCGGCGCGATTCCCGTCCCGGTGTCGTGCACCATGAGGCGCACGCTCTTGCTTTCCTCCTGTGCGTCCACCTGCACTTCGCCGCCCGGTGCGGTGTGCCGGAGTGCATTGCTCAGCAGGTTGGCCAGGATCTGCGCGGCGCGCGCCGGGTCCGCCTGGACGTGCAGTTCCGCTGCCGCGTCCACCCGAAGCGCGACGCCCTTTTCCTCGAACGCCAGTGCGTACCGGTCCTGCACCTGTGTGAGCAGCGCCGCCACGGGCACGGTCTGTAGGGTCAACTCCACCTGGCCGGCCTCCACACGGCTGACCAGGCTCAGGTCCCCCGCCAGGCGCTCCAGGCCCGCCAGCTCCCGCTGAATGGCACCCAGGGCCTGATCATGCGCCATGACACCGTCCTGGGCGGCTTCCACGTACCCGCGTACAGCCGCTACAGGCGCACGCAATTCATGCGCGACATTGCCGATCAGCTCGATCCGTGACTGTTCGACGCTCGCCAGGGTGCTCGCCATGGTGTTGAAGCTGTGCGCGAGATCCGCGAGTTCGTCTTGCCCCCCTTCAGGGAGGCGGCGACGGTATTCGCCCCGAGCCAGGGCGGCGCTGCCCGCCTGCAGGGTGCGCACGGACGCCGTCACCCGGCGTGCGGCCACCCAGGCGGTCACGGCCGCGACCAGCAGCGCGGGCGGCAGGGCGCTGAGCAGGGCGCGGGTCAGGGTGGCGCGCATGCCTGCATTCAGGTCATCGCGCATGGTCGTCCCGGCGTCCCCGAGCAGCTGCACCATCTGGTTGACGTGGTGCTGAATGAAGGGATGGGCCGCCAGTTCCGCGGCCACCAGCATGACCAGGCTGAGGACCGCCATTACCGCCAGGTGGTTGAGCAGCAGTCGGGGAAAGAGGCGCATACGGCTTTTCACCCTACCGCGCCTCTGGACCTGAAATGTGCCGCGCCAGATCAGGCTTTACAGGAACTTTACAAGGGGTCTCTAGGGTAGAGACATGACGAACCTGCGACAGATCTCCAAGCCTGCGGGCGTGCTCCTCGTCCTGACCACGACGGTCCTGCTGACAGGAGCAGCGCTGGCCCAGGGGATGGCGGGCATGGACCACAGCAACATGCCGGGCATGGGCAGCAGCACGAGCAGCATGAAGATGGAAAAGATGGACCTGAGTGCGCTGGCGAAGCTGCAGGGCAAAGCGTTTGACCGCGCCTTCCTCAGCATGATGGCGCCGCACCATCAGATGGCCGTCGACATGGCCAAGGCGGTACTGCCCGTCAGCAAGGACGCCACGGTGAAGGCCTGGGCGAATGCCGTGATCAAGGACCAGACGCAGGAGATCACGCAGATGAACACGATCCTCAAAGGCATGGGTGGCGTGAACAACGCCATGGCCAACACCATGAAAAGCAGCATGAGTGGAATGGGCGACATGATCAAGAAATCCAAGACCCCAGACGTGGCCTTCGTGCAAGGCATGCTGCCCCACCATGCGTCCGCCATCGACATGGCCAACCTCGCCCTTCAGCAGGGCCAGGACGCCCGCGTCCTCAGCCTCTCGAAAGCCATCATCACCGCACAGGCCACAGAAATGCTCGACTACCGCACCTGGTTGAAGAAGCGCGGCCTGTAAGGACACGCCCCTGCCAATGCCCGCCTCCCGGGACTTCGCTCCTCGATCAATGAAGAGAACGGGAGGCGGGATTCCCCTCGGGCTTTACAGAAACTGAACACCTCCTGACTACTGTGGCCCTCAGGAGGTTCTCATGACTCACGCGCATCACGCATCTGAGACGGCCACGGTGCTGGAGGTCGCGCTCCGCAACTGCTCCAGCGGGACTGACCTTCAGGACGTGGACACGTTCCTCCATCAGTTGCCAGGGGTGATACAGGTCCACCTGGACCGCACCCGGAGTGTCGCGCACGTGCAACTCGATCCGGCCCTCACCGACGAGAGACGCCTGCGAGCCCAGCTGGATGCAGCCGGATACACCTGCACGTGTCAGCCCACCGCAATGTCAGTCCCCGCCCAGGGGCATACCGGACATGAGCACCAACACGGGAGCTCAACCTCCGTGCAGGCGGGCAGTCACGTGCACGCGCACGGCTCCCACGCGGATTCAGCCGGCGGACAGGGTGAACATGCGGGCCACGGGGAAGCGATGGTGGCCGACATGCTGCGCCGCTTTGTCGCGTCGTTGCTGCTCACCATCCCCGCAGTGTTGTATTCCCCCATTGGGGAAGCCATCGGTTTTACCGCGATGCCCCCGTTCGGCCTGGGCATGAACGTCTTCGGGCTCCTGTTGGCCACACCCGTCGTCTGGTGGGGCGGGTGGCCATTCATTTCCGCCGCTTGGCGCGCCCTGAGGCGGGGCGAAGCGAACATGATGACCCTGATCGCCCTGGGCATCCTGGTGTCGTACGCGTACTCCGTGTGGGCCACGCTGGCGCTGGACTCGCAGGACGTGTTTTTCGAGGCGGCCGCGATGCTGACCACCTTTTCCCTGTTGGGGCACTGGTTGGAGATGCGCTCACGGTTTGCTACGGGCCGGGCGGTAGAAGCCTTGCTGCGACTGGCCCCCGCCACCGCCCGGGTGATCCGGAATGGGGCCGAAGTGGAGCTTCCTGTCGAGGACGTCGTGACAGGCGATACCCTCGCCATGCGACCAGGCGACCGCGTGCCGGTAGACGGGGAAGTGGTGAGTGGCACGTCCTTCGTGGACGAGAGCATGTTGACCGGAGAGCCCGTACCCGTGGAAAAAACGCCTGGAGCGAGGGTGACCACGGGCACCGTCAACCAGAACGGGGCGTTCCAGTTCCGGGCCACAGCAGTTGGGGCAGATACTGCCCTGGCCCGGATCGTGAAGCTCGTGCAAAACGCACAGGCCAGCAAAGCGCCCGCGCAGCGCCTGGCGGACACGGCAGGGAAGTACCTGGTCTTTGTGGCATTGGGCAGTGGCCTTCTGGCGTTCCTCGTGTGGACTCTGCTGGGGGAGAATCTAGTGTTCGCCCTGACAGCCGCCGTCTCCGCCATCGTGATTGCTTGTCCTGATGCGCTTGCTCTGGCCACACCGACCGCCATTACGGTCGGGGTCGGACGGGGGGCGCAGGCGGGGGTCCTGTTCAAGAACGCCTCGGCTCTGGAGGCAGCGGCGAGCGTAACCACCGTGGTCTTCGACAAGACGGGTACGCTCACCGAGGGCAAGCCTGCCCTGACAGATGTGGTCCCTGCGGCGGGCGTGTCGGAACGTGAGGTGCTGCGTCTGGCCGCGTCGGCCGATCAGCCTTCCCAGCATCCGCTGGCAGAAGCGATCGTGCGCGGCACGCAGGTCCAGGGGCTGACGGTGACGCCGCCAGACACGTTCGAAGCTGTGCCGGGGCGTGGCGTACAGGCCACAGTGGGTGGGCAGCAGGTGTTGATCGGCAACCGGGCGCTGATGCTGCAGGCGGGGGTCAGCGTCACAGCCGCTGAGGCCCAGGCCGTTCAGCTGGCGTCCGATGGGAAGACTGCCATGTTCGTGGCTGCGGATGGGCAGTTCCTGGGGCTTGTGGCGGTCGCCGACCGCGTGCGGGAATCGGCCCGTACGGCAGTGGCGGAACTCCAGGCCCTGGGGGTGAAGACCGCCATGCTGACGGGCGACAACGAGCGCACGGCGCAGGCGGTGGCGCGGCAGCTGGGGCTGGATACGGTGATCGCGGACGTTCTGCCGGAGCAGAAGGCGGCCCAGGTCCAGGCCCTTCAGGGTCAGGGTCAACGTGTGGCCATGGTGGGCGATGGGGTCAATGATGCGCCGGCCCTCGCGCAGGCTGAGGTGGGCATCGCGATTGGGGCGGGCACCGACGTGGCGGTCGAGACCGCGGACGTGGTCCTGGTGAACAGTGACCCGGCGGCTGTGGCGGCCAGCATCCGTCTGGCGCGGCGTGTGCAGCGCAAGATCCGGCAGAACCTGTTCTGGGCGGCGATTTATAACGTCCTCGCTATTCCGTTCGCGGCTGGGGCGCTCTACCCGGCGTACGGGATACTGCTGCGCCCAGAGTGGGCGGCGCTGCTGATGAGCGTCAGCACCTTGATCGTCACAGGAAATGCCCTGCTCCTGAATCGCGGACGTTTGGGGCATAGCGGTACAGGCTGAACTCAGGGCTTGTTGTGACCTCGGTGTTCATGTGGTCCTGGCGATTTCAGCGGTCTTGGCGGTGGGTGGCACCGCCTTGGATCTTTGCCCGGTCAAGACAAGTGGATCGGTCAAGAGGCCGTGCTGAGCGTCTTGAGCCGCCTCCGCTGATGTGGAGACGCGCAGCTAGAAGCGACGTGCTCAGCCTGAACCGATATCAGATCAGGTGACTTGAGCATCGCACCCTCTTGATCGTTGTGACCCGGTGATCTGACTTCGGGGGCCTTATCTCTGAAGCGGGATACCCGACCTCACCTCTAGGTCTGTGCGGCTGAAGGCCACCACTGCTAGAGCGGTGGAGCGACACTTCTTTCACGCGAAGAGGTCGAACGTACGGGATGCCTGTTTGTGCTTGTGCCCCGCAGCGTTAAGTGGCGCTGCCATAGGCCATTTCGGAGAGGATGCGGTAGGCCATACCCATGAACACGCTCAACTAGTCAGGACGTATGGTGTGGGCTTATGCCGTTGACCTTCGAAGAACGTCTGGACCGCTACGCTGCTCTGCTCGTGCGCATCGGGGTCAATCTTCAAGCTGGGCAACGTCTGCTGATTAGCACCGACCTGGAGTGTGCACCGTTGGCGCGTCTGATCACCAAACACGCGTATCAGGCTGGCGCACCCCTGGTCAATGTGATCTGGAATGACGCGCTCACGGCCCGCGTCCGCTTCCAGCACGCTGATCCGGACACCCTGTCCACCTTCCCTCAGTGGCGCGCAGACCTCTGGCGTGAAACAGCTGAGCGTGGCGACGCCTTCTTACACGTGACATCCGACGATCCCACCTTGCTGGCCGACATCGATGTGGATCTGATTGATCGGGAACGTCTAGGCCGTCAGGGTCCGCTCCGCCCCTTTACCGAGTTGATGCGCAGGAATGCATTCGCTTGGTGCCGCGGCGCGGCACCAAGTGTGGCCTGGGCCAGCCGGGTTTTTCCAGAGCTGCCTGTAGACGAGGCGGTCACGCGCCTATGGGACCACATCTTCACGGCCAACCGAGTCGATGAACCTGATCCGGTCCGGGCCTGGCGTGACCACCTACAGTCCCTGGCACGCCGCGCCGAGGTCCTGAA
It encodes:
- a CDS encoding response regulator transcription factor: MPTVLIVDDDPAILEVLRVYLRAEGHTVLEAQTGPEAWALLPRADLAVLDWMLPGMTGVQLARGARAAGMSLPLLMLTGRGEEDDKLLGLDGGVDDYVVKPFSPREVTARIRALLRRVGVHHTVTQGDLSIDVRAREVHLAGVRIELSKLEFDLLSTMAQHPGMAWSRERLLERVWGPDFPGTERVVDVHMTALRRKLSDPPEAPRFLETVRGVGYRFRDEDAARTASGG
- a CDS encoding cell wall metabolism sensor histidine kinase WalK, which produces MRLFPRLLLNHLAVMAVLSLVMLVAAELAAHPFIQHHVNQMVQLLGDAGTTMRDDLNAGMRATLTRALLSALPPALLVAAVTAWVAARRVTASVRTLQAGSAALARGEYRRRLPEGGQDELADLAHSFNTMASTLASVEQSRIELIGNVAHELRAPVAAVRGYVEAAQDGVMAHDQALGAIQRELAGLERLAGDLSLVSRVEAGQVELTLQTVPVAALLTQVQDRYALAFEEKGVALRVDAAAELHVQADPARAAQILANLLSNALRHTAPGGEVQVDAQEESKSVRLMVHDTGTGIAPEHLHRVFERFFRADTARTRGEGSGVGLTVARGLARAMGGELTVTSTPGVGSVFQVRLPAGGESLPGAFTEA
- a CDS encoding DUF305 domain-containing protein, producing the protein MTNLRQISKPAGVLLVLTTTVLLTGAALAQGMAGMDHSNMPGMGSSTSSMKMEKMDLSALAKLQGKAFDRAFLSMMAPHHQMAVDMAKAVLPVSKDATVKAWANAVIKDQTQEITQMNTILKGMGGVNNAMANTMKSSMSGMGDMIKKSKTPDVAFVQGMLPHHASAIDMANLALQQGQDARVLSLSKAIITAQATEMLDYRTWLKKRGL
- a CDS encoding copper-translocating P-type ATPase, whose protein sequence is MLRRFVASLLLTIPAVLYSPIGEAIGFTAMPPFGLGMNVFGLLLATPVVWWGGWPFISAAWRALRRGEANMMTLIALGILVSYAYSVWATLALDSQDVFFEAAAMLTTFSLLGHWLEMRSRFATGRAVEALLRLAPATARVIRNGAEVELPVEDVVTGDTLAMRPGDRVPVDGEVVSGTSFVDESMLTGEPVPVEKTPGARVTTGTVNQNGAFQFRATAVGADTALARIVKLVQNAQASKAPAQRLADTAGKYLVFVALGSGLLAFLVWTLLGENLVFALTAAVSAIVIACPDALALATPTAITVGVGRGAQAGVLFKNASALEAAASVTTVVFDKTGTLTEGKPALTDVVPAAGVSEREVLRLAASADQPSQHPLAEAIVRGTQVQGLTVTPPDTFEAVPGRGVQATVGGQQVLIGNRALMLQAGVSVTAAEAQAVQLASDGKTAMFVAADGQFLGLVAVADRVRESARTAVAELQALGVKTAMLTGDNERTAQAVARQLGLDTVIADVLPEQKAAQVQALQGQGQRVAMVGDGVNDAPALAQAEVGIAIGAGTDVAVETADVVLVNSDPAAVAASIRLARRVQRKIRQNLFWAAIYNVLAIPFAAGALYPAYGILLRPEWAALLMSVSTLIVTGNALLLNRGRLGHSGTG